The DNA sequence AAAGACAGCCCATGAAGCCATTTTTGAAGCATGCTTAACCAGATTCCGCCCTATCCTTATGACAACTTTTGCCGCAATGATGGGCGCTGTACCTATTGCGGTGGGTATAGGTGGGACCATTGCTAAAACCCGCCAACCTCTAGGGATTGTCATAGTAGGAGGCTTGCTCTTTTCTCAGGTAGTTACCCTATACCTAACCCCTGTGGTTTATCTCTATATAAAAAAATTAGAAGAAAAATTCTCTCTATGCTCTAAAAACCTTCCTTCTTAAAGGAAAAACGTATCAGGATAAAGTTTATAAATTTTCTCAAAAAGAAAACTCAAGGTCTTGGATGATAACTTTGAAAAGCTTCTATGATATGCTTATTGCTTAAGTGTGTGTAGCGATCTGTTGTTGCAATGCTACTATGCCCTAATAACTCTTGGATAACGCGTAAATCAGCCCCATTTTCTAATAGATGAGTCGCAAAAGAATGCCGCAGAGTGTGGGGTGAAATAGGCTTAGTAATCCCTATTTGTTTAGCATAGGCTTTCAGTTGTTTCCAAATGGAGAATCGATCGATCCTTTTTTGCTTTGTATTGATAAACAATGCCTCAATTTTTACATCAGATGGTCGATGATGGAGTAAATAATAATCAACGGCTTCCACAGCTAATTTAGCAACAGGAACAATCCTTTCTTTTTTTCCCTTTCCTATTACACGAATTGTATAATCAGAGAAATCTTGTATATTTAATCCACAGATCTCTGAAACGCGCAAACCCGAAGCGTATATAACCTGTAAAATTGCTCGATCTCTTGCACCTATCTCCGTGTTAAGGTCTGGAGCTAATAAAAGTTTTTCTACTTCTGTAAAAGTTAAAATCTCAGGTATTAATTGCCATATTTTAGGTGCATCGATCAATAACCCAATCTCGTTTTTAATCAGATCTTCTCTATATAAAAAACGTAAAAAAATCTTCACGCTAACCAACATCCTACAAATAGAGCTACTAGCGTATCCTTTCAATTGTAGCTTATGTGCAAATGCTAATACATCTTCTTCTGTGATTTGTTGTAAATTGCTCTGTTTTAAAACTTGAAAGAATCCCTTTAAATCACAAGCATAGGCTTGAAGAGTATGCTGAGAAAGGCCTCTTTCAGAAGAAAGATAACAAAGAAAATCTTGTAGAGCTTGCTGTAACATAGTCACTTTTTACATGACCAGGAATAGAAAAACAAGTCTTGTTCTTTTTACGCACTTTTTGGTTGATTTTCCAAACGTAAAGAAACGTAATAAAGAAGTGATAACCAAATAACAGCTAAAAGAATAGCCGCACACTTGACCAAGATGTGTTCTGTTAAGACATATAGAGCTGTTGACGTAATAATCCCTACACAGCCTGTAGCAATAAGAACCAAGCGATCGTAGAGTCCTTCTTTATTATTTTGCAATGACTGAACTAAGTCATATACTCCAAGCGTAGAAAAAGCTACTGTGGGAACTAAACCTAAAACAGTAGATAAAGTAACAAACGCAGCTCCTGGTATAAAAGAAATAGCAAGACCTAAAAGTCCAATACTTCCCAGTCCTATTCCCAGATAGTTAAATAGTATATTTTTATAAGTAACCTCTTGTACTTTTACTAGTGTAGAACCCATAGTGGCATTATCCATATTTTTAATGAGCTCTATGCAATCTCTATTAGTTATACGCTTCATATGAGCTGCTTTAGCTGCTTCTTTTTTAGAAATCTCTCTAGGGAAACGATGCGCTACATATGCATGTATATCTTTATGATAATATTTTTTAGAATTAGTAATATCTTCTATTGGTTTCTTGTTATACTTGTCTTGTAGTTTTGCCTTTAGCTGTTCTTGCGATGGCTTAGATACACTTATTTGTTCTTGTAGAAATGCTACAATGGCTTTTTCTTTTTCTTGAGGAGATGCCTGTTGCAACTCGCTTAACCTCTTGTCCAATTCTTGCTGAAAACCAAGCTGTTCATGCAGTTTCATCGATGTAAGCAATAACATAAGAAATACAGCTGAATTACTAAGTACGGTAGTGGTTTTGCTAAGAATTTTTGATGCGATGATAATCGTTTTGAAAGAAGCAATACTGCTAGATACGCTTAAACCTAAACTTGAAAAATAGAAAATACCAGACAAGAACTGCATGGCACTACGAACTTGCTTTATCTCATTTATTCTTTGCCCAGCTATATCTTTAATATCGGCAGATTGTTCGATATTTACACCTGCTAAATAGAAGTTATTTCCCGCTGAAACAAAACTTAAGCATTTTACAAAGTTTAAAACAGAAGAATCCTCTTTAGGCAATACTCTTTTAATCTGCATTGCTAAATTACCGAGTACACCCAAAGTGTTTAAAGATAAATCACTAAACTTATTACGATTCTTATAAGAATCCATTGGTAAAACAAACTGTTTAAGTGTTTCTAATGTTATGCTCATATAGTTTCCTTTTTAGAACTAAATTATAACATAAAATCAAATAATTATCTATTAAACAAAGAGTGTTAATAACTAATTAATATTAAATATATATTAAGATTAGCCGTTTGGCGTTATACAATTCGTATAAGGTAAAGATTTCGTTAAGATTTTTTGATAAATAATATTTACTTCGCGTATATCTTTGCGTAAACTGTTTAAAGTTCTTTTTCTATAGAAGACATACTTAAGATCTTGCTCCCACTGTTCTTTTACTTGTGGATTTTCTAAAACTTGCTTTAAATGAGTTTCTAAAATCTTTTTCTGTTGTTCTAAATCTTTTTTAAGCCCTTTCATTAAACAGAGAACGTATTTGGCTTGTTCATATACACTTTGAATCTCTAAAGCTAGTATACGGTCTTTGTCTAAACCTGAAATTAACCACTGATTCCAAAAATATTTTGAAGTCTTTTTAAGAGCTGAAATCTTATTTCCTAGTGATATCTTACTAGGGAGATTTTTCTGTATATGTTTCTGACGAAGGACCATGCGTACATCTTTAGGTAGCTTTTTAAATAAACCATGCACTTCTTGATCCCACTTTTTCTTTTGAAAAAGAAATGTCTGAAATACCTCTAGAGAAGGGTGAGCCTGTTTCCAAAGAGCGTCTTTTTGAGTGAGTAAGTGGTAGTAATATCCTAGAAACCCCATACCAAGGGACCCTATACCTAAAGCAACACCCAATTGGACAAGAGATAAACCAAAACCTAATGTTATCCCCGTAAGCGCAATTAAAGAGATTCCAAGTAATATGGCAATAGTAATAACAATAGCTTTATCATATTTACCGCAAGGAGTATCTGATAGATTTTTTTTAGCAAGATAAGCTTTTGATCCTATGGATGCGGTTGTAATAAGAAAAGATAAGGCAGAAATCGCAATACCAACACCAAATGGTAGGGTTAGTATCCCGGTAACCGATAGAATAGCACCTAGCAAATTAATGAGGAGAAGAGCTGTATGAATTTTTTTGGTTTTAGTACTTTCTACACGTACACGCCCCATTAATTTTTTCATCTCTGTTTTAGCATTTTTTTGTACTAGCTCATTCCCATTATTGACTCTTTCTAATAATCCTCTTCTATAAGCTTTATCAACTGCTTGGGCAACAGGAAGGCTTGATGCTTCTTTAAGCTGCACCCATTTACGGGTCTTAACTTTATGCTGATCAATTAAAAGACCTAGAGCCTCTAAAGGAGTAAATTCCCAATACTCTTTGTCATTTAGGCCAAATAATTTATGAACTTCATCAGAGCCGTCTTGTGCTTGCAAAATCTGTAAAAGCCCATCTAGATCAGAGGGCTGTATTTGTATATTTTTCAAGCTACCTGTTGCAAGATTTGCTATTTTCTGTTTAAAACGCTGCTTTTTAAACTCTTGATCTTTAGGGTCCAATCCGTCCCAAGATGTTTTTAACTGGTTTAACTGACTAGAAATGGGTACATTTTGGATAAGCCCTTGTAAAGCTAAAACATCTTCTTGTTTAAGAAGCTCGTTAAGATTTTGGTCTTGAGCTAATTGATAACCATTTTGCACAGCAGCTAAACCATATAAAGCTCCAAATATCAGTGTGTTTATATCGTTTAGAACACCTTTAGTAAGCGATAGGGAAGTAGAATTGGTAATTTCTTTAGCTAAAGAAGTGCATAAATATCCAATAAATGTGCTATGGCCCACAATTTGAACCTGTGTATTAAATACATCTACAACTTTTTCAAGTTTGCTTGGAAGTATTTCACCTTCTTTAGAAAGTATAAAATCTTTTAGATAGCCCAAAATATCAAAAACTGGAGTTTCGTCATTTTGTAGTAAAAGAGCTGGATTGTGTATAAAAATATCTTTTGGGATAGCCATAGTTATACTCTATAATTAATTCCGTTTCTATTTTATCAAATAAATATTAATGTTTGTTAAAACAATAATTCTATTAAAAAAGTTAAAAATAGTTGACTTTAAATATAATGGATACTAAGTTGATCTTCAAAGTTAATTAATTTGAATTAAGTCATGTAAACAGAATGACTTACATGAATATTAACCTTTAATAAAAAAAGCTCTTTATTAACAAAATATCATTGCAAAAAGAGCTTACAGGTAAATTAACAACTTTTTAGGTACATTCCCAAATTTTTAGATACCCTTCTTCAAGGCTTCCCATAGATTGATAATAAGAATGATCTCCTTTAAAATGCCTTTCTTGTTTCTTGGCCAATAATTGGCTTTTTTCTTGCAACATTTTATGTGTAAGTACAGTTGGCAGAGCAGGTTTCATTTTCAAATAATTGCCCTCTTTCAATTTGTCTAGCTCAAAAATAACTTTTTTTTGCGGTTTTTTTTCTATATTGATCGAAGGTTTCAGATCTAAAGACGTGCTTTTTTTATTCGAAGTTTTTTTTAAAGAAAGTTTTTTAAAAGAATTAAAAACCTTTTTTTGAAAAGACTTATTTGTTTTTACTCCAGTTTTCGTTTCTGAATTTTGAACACCCTTGATTAGGTGATTTTCTTTTTTTAAAATACTTTTCAATGGAAAAGTATTTGTTAATGGAGAAGTACTCATATTATTTAATATCCTTTATTTATGTTTTTATAAAAATATTTAAGTTTTAAAACTATTAGATATAGATTTATATTTACAAAATCTGTAATTAAACTACTCTTCATTAAGTTTTAATATAATTATATTATCAAAAATTGAAATTAAAATATATTATTATAATTATATTTTATAAAATTAATTATAAATTATTAATAATCATTAATTTAAAATTAAAAAATTAATTTAAATATATTAAGAAATATTTTTAAAAAAGATAATCTATAAAGTTTTCTTGTTAAACCTTAGGTAGGTCTGAAAAATCTGGAGTAGTGCTTTCTAAAAAGAAAAGAAATTTGCTATGTTAGTTTTTTTAAGAAGTTTTTTGGAGACAGCTATTATGCCACGAGCACTTTTTTTTGCTTTATTCCTTGTTACAGGTTGCAAT is a window from the Candidatus Rhabdochlamydia porcellionis genome containing:
- the xerA gene encoding site-specific tyrosine recombinase/integron integrase encodes the protein MLQQALQDFLCYLSSERGLSQHTLQAYACDLKGFFQVLKQSNLQQITEEDVLAFAHKLQLKGYASSSICRMLVSVKIFLRFLYREDLIKNEIGLLIDAPKIWQLIPEILTFTEVEKLLLAPDLNTEIGARDRAILQVIYASGLRVSEICGLNIQDFSDYTIRVIGKGKKERIVPVAKLAVEAVDYYLLHHRPSDVKIEALFINTKQKRIDRFSIWKQLKAYAKQIGITKPISPHTLRHSFATHLLENGADLRVIQELLGHSSIATTDRYTHLSNKHIIEAFQSYHPRP